The Pangasianodon hypophthalmus isolate fPanHyp1 chromosome 13, fPanHyp1.pri, whole genome shotgun sequence genome includes a window with the following:
- the LOC113528015 gene encoding immunoglobulin lambda constant 6 yields the protein MGEDTKCITVVFAQGTKLIVTDHALPAPVLTVFPPSSNELKSNKVTVACVASDMSSGFAEMHWLVDGSVITSGVITGSAAQQPNKKFTSSSYLSIDSCEWEKDKSITCNVSSGGKQASVEINKSQCIE from the exons ATGGGTGAGGATACGAAATGTATCACTGTGGTATTCGCCCAAGGAACAAAGTTGATTGTGACTG ACCATGCTCTCCCAGCTCCTGTTCTGACAGTTTTCCCTCCATCCAGTAACGAGCTGAAGTCTAACAAAGTCACTGTAGCATGTGTAGCCAGTGACATGTCCAGCGGTTTTGCTGAAATGCACTGGCTCGTAGATGGGAGCGTAATCACCAGTGGAGTCATCACTGGATCTGCAGCTCAGCAACCAAATAAGAAATTCACCTCGAGCAGCTATCTGAGTATTGACAGCTGCGAGTGGGAAAAAGATAAGAGCATAACATGCAACGTGTCTTCTGGAGGAAAACAAGCATCAGTGGAAATTAACAAGTCTCAGTGTATTGAGTGA